A genomic window from Abyssisolibacter fermentans includes:
- a CDS encoding DUF4349 domain-containing protein — protein sequence MNCNEFNEKISLYIDNQLNDMQKKEFEQHLNSCDKCKNDYKQMVQILEFARDCEQEELPSNYKATLREKLEECQRNNVKKKRINWKKYSAIAAGLLVIVTSVSLLSSSDMKQYDEAENKSSYEYGTMDSNANQAADEAPKSIAPNTKKFEISPNSVATNDSIQEKYGLEKRRKVIENANLSLEVDNFDKTTSDIVIYVEKSGGFIESSNEQIRTTSRGKTKYGDMVIRIPSDQFRHTLTYIKTLGQINGSESATNDITGSYMDVDSEVKNLKIQEERLREVLKKAEKVEDILKIEDELKRIRTEINQKIGRLKNWDDLVDLSTIYINIEQRQYSDEYIKPENDNMWSKAKRGFVQNINKIIVALQNIIIVVISNLPTIIVIMILILIIYLIYKKFRK from the coding sequence ATGAATTGTAATGAATTTAATGAGAAAATATCTCTTTATATAGATAACCAACTAAATGATATGCAAAAAAAGGAATTTGAGCAACATCTAAATAGTTGTGATAAATGTAAGAATGATTATAAGCAAATGGTACAAATTCTTGAGTTTGCTAGAGATTGTGAGCAAGAAGAATTACCATCAAATTATAAGGCTACTTTAAGAGAAAAATTAGAAGAATGTCAAAGGAATAATGTAAAGAAGAAAAGAATAAATTGGAAAAAATATTCAGCGATTGCAGCAGGTCTATTAGTTATTGTTACATCAGTTTCTTTGTTATCATCGTCTGATATGAAACAATATGATGAAGCGGAAAATAAGAGCAGTTATGAATATGGTACAATGGATAGTAATGCGAATCAAGCTGCTGACGAGGCTCCAAAGAGCATAGCTCCTAATACTAAAAAGTTTGAAATCAGTCCAAATAGTGTTGCTACAAATGATAGCATACAAGAAAAATATGGGCTAGAAAAAAGAAGAAAAGTAATAGAAAATGCAAATTTATCTTTAGAGGTTGATAATTTTGATAAAACTACTAGTGATATAGTAATATATGTTGAAAAAAGCGGTGGATTTATAGAAAGTAGTAATGAACAAATCAGAACTACTAGCAGAGGAAAGACGAAATATGGTGATATGGTTATAAGAATACCAAGCGATCAATTTCGTCATACTTTAACATATATTAAGACATTAGGTCAAATTAATGGTAGTGAGTCTGCTACAAATGATATAACGGGTAGTTATATGGATGTAGATAGTGAAGTAAAGAATTTAAAGATTCAAGAAGAAAGATTAAGAGAAGTTTTGAAAAAGGCTGAAAAAGTTGAAGATATTCTTAAGATAGAGGATGAATTAAAAAGGATTCGTACAGAGATAAATCAAAAAATAGGAAGGCTTAAAAATTGGGATGATTTGGTTGATTTATCAACTATATATATTAATATTGAACAGAGACAATATAGTGATGAATATATAAAGCCTGAAAATGACAATATGTGGTCAAAGGCTAAGAGAGGTTTTGTTCAAAATATTAATAAGATAATAGTTGCTTTACAGAATATTATAATAGTAGTTATTAGTAACTTGCCAACTATTATTGTGATTATGATATTAATATTAATTATATATTTAATTTATAAGAAGTTTAGAAAATAA
- a CDS encoding RNA polymerase sigma factor, which yields MVNNEEKLIKKCQKGDIDAFETLISSYEKIAYNIALKMLKNREDAMDISQEAFIKVFKSIDKFNFKSSFSTWLYRIVVNTCIDHLKKKKKVYSIDSTVETQNGEIHTEIPDTTNNPEQLMEKKLTKELVHRSINELSETHKVVIVLRDIQGFSYEEISQIIGCSQGTVKSRISRARSALKKIIINDTEQNIERFV from the coding sequence ATGGTAAATAATGAAGAAAAACTAATAAAGAAATGTCAAAAGGGAGATATAGATGCTTTTGAAACATTAATTAGTAGTTATGAAAAAATTGCTTACAACATAGCTTTAAAAATGCTTAAAAATAGAGAAGATGCAATGGATATATCGCAAGAAGCTTTTATTAAAGTATTTAAGTCAATTGATAAATTTAATTTCAAATCTTCTTTTTCAACATGGTTGTATAGAATTGTAGTAAATACATGTATAGATCATTTAAAAAAGAAAAAGAAGGTATATTCTATAGATAGCACGGTTGAGACACAAAATGGAGAAATACATACAGAAATTCCTGATACAACAAATAACCCAGAACAACTGATGGAGAAAAAATTAACTAAAGAATTAGTTCATAGGAGTATAAATGAATTAAGTGAAACGCATAAAGTTGTTATAGTATTAAGAGATATACAAGGTTTTAGTTATGAAGAGATTTCACAAATAATAGGATGTTCACAAGGTACCGTCAAATCCAGAATAAGTAGAGCAAGAAGTGCTTTGAAAAAAATAATTATAAATGATACGGAACAAAATATTGAAAGATTCGTCTAA